TTCGTGAACTTGAAATCTTTATCGCTGCTGCAGAGCAGCTCCATTTCGGCCGTGCCAGTCAGGTCTGCAACCTCAGCCCCTCGGCCCTGACCCGCACGGTGCAACGCTTGGAAGAGCAGTTGGGGCAGACCCTCTTCTTGCGCGATAACCGAACCGTGCAGCTGTCGGCAAGCGGCAAACGTTTTTATGCCTATGCCCGCCAGGCAGTGCAGGATTACACTGATTTTCAGGCTTCTCTGAACGGTTCCCAGCCGGTTTCAGGAGCCTTGTCGCTGTATGCTTCGATTACTGCCGTGTACAGTGTCCTGCCCGACCTGCTCGAATCTTTTCGCAAAACCTACCCCGAAGTCCATCTCGATTTAAAGACCGGCGCGGCTGAAAAAGCAGTGGCTCAGGTTGAAGCGGGGGAGATCGATATTGCCGTAGCCGCACTCCCGGACCGGCGTAGCGCCGGAATCGTCTTCCTGCCGATCATGACCACTGCGCTGGTTTTTATCGCCACCCGGGCCCAGGCGGAAGAACTGCAACGGCATCGGCAGGGGAGCTTCAATCTGCAGCAGCTGCCGCTGGTGCTGCCGGAATCCGGGCTGTCACGCCGCCGGTTGGAACAATGGCTGAAAAAAAATCGCGTGACTCCAAATATCAGCGCCGAAGTCTCCGGCAATGAAGCCATCATTCCCATGGTGCATCTTGGCGGGGGGATCGGGATTGTGCCACGCCTGGTGCTTGAGCGCAGCCCGTTTCGTGAAGAGGTTGTGGTCCTGGAACAGGCGCCTGAACTGGATCCTTATGTGGTCGGACTCTGTTCCAGCAAACGGAATCTGCAAAAACCAGCAGTCCAGGCCTTCTGGGGGCTGGCCGAGCTAAACTCTGCGCCAGCTTGAGCGACCCACGCCGGGGTCGTTAAAGCTGCTTGGCGGTGAGCATGGCCAGGATTTGGGAATCTGCAGGGAACTCTCCGGTGGCTCGTTTGGAATAGATCAGTGCGCGATCCACAACAATTTCAAACACGCCGCCGCTGGATTCAATCAATTCAACGTCGACGGCAAACTGCTGGGCGATCTTGGCCGCCAGACTGGCGGCGCGCGCACGATATCCTCAGCGATTGCAGTATTCGATGCTGATGTCCATTCTTCAGCTCCTCAGCCGAACAGGCTGCCGGTTTTGCCAACGGGATCAAGGCGGGTTTCCCGAGCTGTTTTTTCCAGGAATGCAGGAACCTCGTCCTTGTTCATCCGGGCTATTTTTTTCATCAGGTCAAAAGGCACCTCGGCCAGTTGATAAGTAGCCTTAAGGTCGGCGACGATG
The Pelobacter seleniigenes DSM 18267 DNA segment above includes these coding regions:
- the ilvY gene encoding HTH-type transcriptional activator IlvY — its product is MDIRELEIFIAAAEQLHFGRASQVCNLSPSALTRTVQRLEEQLGQTLFLRDNRTVQLSASGKRFYAYARQAVQDYTDFQASLNGSQPVSGALSLYASITAVYSVLPDLLESFRKTYPEVHLDLKTGAAEKAVAQVEAGEIDIAVAALPDRRSAGIVFLPIMTTALVFIATRAQAEELQRHRQGSFNLQQLPLVLPESGLSRRRLEQWLKKNRVTPNISAEVSGNEAIIPMVHLGGGIGIVPRLVLERSPFREEVVVLEQAPELDPYVVGLCSSKRNLQKPAVQAFWGLAELNSAPA